The window GCTTCGCTGGCTGCGCTCTTGGAGAAGGAACTCTTCGATTCCAGCCGCCGGATTTTGCTCTGCGAAGTCTCCATTTGAACGTCTGATCTGCAATTTCTTAATGGATGGAGCCAAATAAGCAACGAGGTCCAGCTCACGGCATTTCACTGCAAACTGCAGATAAAAGCTATACAAATAATCTCCGTCCAAAATGTTGCGGGTAAGTTCGGGATGATGTGGGACACATTCCATATGGCGCTGTGCCGCCACGGTAAGAATGGTATAAATACCTAGCAAATGGACTTTGCGGTCATATTCCAGATCATGGCGTTCCAATACCGCGAGCAACTGCTCACATTCCGCCGGAGAGAGATACAATTGAATACCGGCGATAGGGGACATTTCAGTCTGTAAAAGCCGGAAGGTATCTTCAATGAGTTGTCTGTTCATTAAGCTCCTCTCCTTCATGTCGGTTTTGACGGAAGCAACCATTGCCCTGATTATCCCTACAAAACCATTCTTTAAAACCTTGTTAAATAAGGAGAGTAATGTGTCCTAGGGACACATTACTCTTAAGAATATCTTATTCAACTGTAGCACACATAAATCACATAATAATATGGTTAAATGAATTATGACTTATAAATGGTGGAGAAAGTATTGATATGCATCAGTCCGTAAACAGATACCAGCGCCGGACGAGCGGAATTCTCTTCCATTGCTTCTTGAGCCAAGGCAGGACGTAGTAGTCCAGACCGAAGACGCTGCCCGATCCGCCGATGCATGCAATAGCTGCTCCAACGTACCAGAGCATTTCTGTTGAAGCCATCTTGGTAGACCAGATCATAACGGCCATACCTATGGTCGCTATGGAAGCAATAGCTGTAAACAGACCAACGATAAGCATCACACCGAAGACGATTTCGGCACAAACCATGCCGATTTGGAACCATTTAGCCAAGGCTGTATAAGCTGTTCCGTCGCTGTTATAGAACATCAAGTTCATAAACCAGTGGGTAATATCATAAATCCATCCCGGAACCCACAAAGCTTCAACTGCTTCTTTTGCAGTTGTTACTGCGGAAGCTGCGGATTGGGCATCTACTGTATCCTTGACGGCATCGACGGCAACGCTGGCCGAGGAGGCAGCATCTGTAAGATGGGCAGGAGCAGGAATCAGGAAGATATTATCCGGATTATCCCAGATCTTCTTAAACTTATCGATACCTTCATACAGCCACATGCCTCCGAGAAGCATACGCAGCGGAACGAGCCAGAAGTTAGGTGAACGTTTGGAGAAGTACCCGCCCACGAAGCTCTTGCGGTTCTCTACATGGAAGAACTCGTGCATCATATAAGTCCATACTTTATTGAAACCTACTACCTGTGACAGATAGAACATGTTGATGAAGTGTTTGGACAACATAGCCATGAATCCGGTAAGCATGAACAGTTTGCCAGGAAGGCCAACGTTCGCTACGCCGTAGCGGCTGCCGATGGAAACCATCGTACCGTGGAATCCCGGTTTGTAGGCTTTCTTAGCAGTACCTTTGATATCCGCTGTAATGTTTCCGGCAATAATTGGAGCCGCTTGTTCAGCGTTCTCAACCATTTGCGGTACAGGGCGGGTTTCGCCTTCAGGGATGAAGAAGATGTTATCCCCAACAACATAAACGTTCTTGTGGTCAACACTTTCCAGATGTTCGTTAGT of the Paenibacillus pedocola genome contains:
- a CDS encoding FAD-dependent oxidoreductase, whose amino-acid sequence is MKKIVILGGGYGGVLTAKKLAKKFKNDKDVEIKLIDRNPYHTLLTELHEVSANRAPEDSIKIDLKKIFAGLKVDVVLDEISNIDFKGKKLKSDKATYAYDYLVIGTGSKPTFFGIPGAEENTFSFWSYDDAVALKRQIRDMYTKAAKEKNPAVRRSMLTFVIIGAGFTGVELVGEMAEQREELCREFFIDPSEVRLIVADMAPKVLPILPDKLIQKAEARLRKLNVEIVTSAKITEVGAGSVALGEKNIVEAQTIVWTAGVEGSEIVGNLDVQQQGRKRIVTNEHLESVDHKNVYVVGDNIFFIPEGETRPVPQMVENAEQAAPIIAGNITADIKGTAKKAYKPGFHGTMVSIGSRYGVANVGLPGKLFMLTGFMAMLSKHFINMFYLSQVVGFNKVWTYMMHEFFHVENRKSFVGGYFSKRSPNFWLVPLRMLLGGMWLYEGIDKFKKIWDNPDNIFLIPAPAHLTDAASSASVAVDAVKDTVDAQSAASAVTTAKEAVEALWVPGWIYDITHWFMNLMFYNSDGTAYTALAKWFQIGMVCAEIVFGVMLIVGLFTAIASIATIGMAVMIWSTKMASTEMLWYVGAAIACIGGSGSVFGLDYYVLPWLKKQWKRIPLVRRWYLFTD